ACCGCTGctcaaggagcagctggaagcccgcaggaaACCACACGACACCGGCCACAAAACTACGCGGGCGCCGCGGCGGCAGCAAGGActccgccgcgccgggcgcgccCGAGAGCCATGCGGCTGCCCGGCAGCCGAGTCCGCAACAACGACACCTCCCGCCAGCCCCGGGCCAACGCAGCCGGGCCGCCCGGCAGCCGGGTGCCGGAAGACTGCACTTCCCGGCGTGCTCCGGGGAGCCAGCATGGCGACCGGCGGCTCGGCTACACCTCCCGCCAGGCACGGGCCGCcacggcgcggcccctccgcccggctcccggcggcccgcggcgcccctgtgcggggccggcgctgcagctccgcgctttgcgcgcccagcgcccgccggcgccgcgcgcgggagggggccgcggcgcttCCTTACCGGGAGGCAGCGACGGGCGCGGCGGAACCAGCGCGCAGGCACCGCGGGGCGGCGCTGCGGCtacgggcgggcggcggcgcggagcggggcggcgccaccgcgcatgcgcggctcccgagccgCAGTCCCGGGCGGAGGCCGCCGCGGAGCGGTTTTTTAACCCTTGGGCGGTTGGGGGCTGCGCGGCGCTCAGAGCTCGGCCCTGGCGGGCCCGGGCAGCTGCTCTGAGTGCGAGCGCCCTCCCCCGCACGGCCTCCGCTCTCTCGCCACCCCCGACGGCTCTTTTGTCCGGGGGGAAAGGGGCGGTGTTCCGGCCCCGGCTGGAGCGCACCCTTCCTGGAGGTGGCCGCCAGAGGCAGGTGGAGGCCTGCACACCTCCGGCACCGTCCTCCGGGGCTTCTGCTGGGCCAGAGCCACGGGCGTGTGTGCGAGGCCCAGCGTGGGCAGGGGCtggcttctgctgctttcccccgAGAGGGAGAGCTCTGCCCCGTGCGGGTTTCACGCTGAGAGGTGACTGCTTGTCCCTTGCTGCAGGGCAACAAGCCGTGGATCTCCCTGCCCCATGGAAAGGGCATCCGCCCCACCATGGCTGAAGAGAGAGACAAGGGACCGGCGGCCAAGCAGAGCAGCGGGTGAACTCCGGCTCGGGCCGGCAGTGGCCCTTTCAGTACAGGAACTGAACGGTTGCGTCACTGCTGGGGAGCATCCCAGGCTGGGGGGAGCCGTGCCGGGCCAGTGCGAAGCCACGCTCTGCTCTCCGGAAGGGCCTGCTGACCTGGGGAGACTGCTGGCCATCTGCGCAACTGCCAGAGCCATCCTCCAGAAGGGCTTCCTCTGCGCCGCTGGGCCCAGGGGAGGCCGTGCCTGGGCACCcggtgcgggctggggctgccggggcgcaggCAGACACGGGCAGGATGGAGGCGCCGGCTGGTCGGGAGCTGGAGCGCCCGAGGCtcgggcagaggccgagggcgcGGGCTCTGctcggcctggagaagagggagcacaggggctctgcagctctgcctgccgtaATGGGCTTTGCCTGCACCCGTCTTTCTGCTGAGATGGACCAGACACAGACGAACACTGGGGGAAACGCGTCCTCTTTTATTGGCCTCAGGAAGCGTCCACGGCCGAGTCGGGGCTGGCAGCACGATGTCGTCAGGGCAGCTGAACGCCTGGGACTCCGTCCATGAACCATCCCTCGCGTGCCTCCACGTGCCGCTCCCTCTGGACGCTGCGGAGGCTGAGGGGCAGCTGCTGTCTGCGGGGACGCGCctggcgctggcagcggggcgcTGCTACTCTTGCTGTCCCGCGATGCAGGTACAGCGGAAAGCCCTGCGCAGAGCCCTGAGGGCCCTCCTGAAGAGGGAGGGCCGTCGCCGTTGAGCCGGGAGGTGCGGGAGGGCGGCGATGCCtgtgggggaaggagagctgtAGGCGAGGGGCTGGGTAGGTGACGGGcacgctcctgcctgccccccaccaCCGAGGGCTTTCCCCAGGGAGGGGTGGCCGGGGCACGGCCAGCCCCCGTGCGTGCAGTGCTGCCCGCCTGGCCTGGGTGTCGCTCACCGGGATGGCCGGGCCAGGCCTGCGCTTGCCGGGGCGGTGCTTGTCTCGGGGACGTACCTGGGTCATCCTCGGGCAtgtccctgcagccggaggaggGCTGTGCGTCTCCTCTGTGCTCGGGGGCCACCTGCATGGGGAGAGCAAGAGCACAGGCATGGGATGGAGGGGATGTCAGCGCGATGACACGGAGAGCACCAGGCATCTCCCTGCCGCACACACCCTGGGCGCTGCGCCTGCCCCCGGCGCCTCGGGACGCCCGGTGCCGGCCATGCGCGCCTGGCTCACCTGGTGCTGAAGGTCCCGAGCCAAGGGAGAAGCCGCTGCGTCTCCTTCGCTGTCCGCTGCTGGGGCACGGTGGGGTGTGCCAGCATCTGCCGCAGGGTTTTCAAGCACTGGAGAAGCCCCTTCTTCCTCGTGCACTGCCGAGGAGACGGTGGCTGCGCTGGCCTCTCCTCGACGGTCTCCAGACATGGGAGAAGCCATGCTTTCTCCATCCTCGCCTGCCGCTGGGAcgagaggggctgggctggcctcTCCCTGAGGCTCTCCAGCCAAGGGAGACTGGGTGTCCTGAGGGGCTGCAGGTGTTCCTGCTGCTGTCGCCGCATGCGTGCTTTGGGTCAGGTCCTGTTCTGCCAGCTGCTGGCGGGGTCCCTGGGTCACAGCCACAGCCCTGCGCACGACCTCTCTCACAATGCACCAGGCTgcgtcctccagagccgcggcgctggctgtggggctgtgcggggcaggtgcctggctctccgcctgcgccgctgtggcctgctcggcgaaggcaggagaagccggtgcctttgcctcctctactgccgcgggagccagaggcgcgcggtgcccctcttcctcaggggctccggccaggccagaagctgccggcccggcgtccaggagccccgccggggcaggagacgcgctctgcaggccgccggctgcctctcctgctgcctctgggcccgTGCTGCTGGGCCCCTCCTGGGGACCAGCGTGAGGGTCCTGGAAGAGCTCCGGGACCGATGGGTTGACCCAGATGTCGGAGATGGTGATGTCTTCCCCTTGGGACAGCTCTTTGTCGCTGTCTTCTTCCAACTCTTCCTCCTTGGCCAAGGCCCCTGGGTCCTCCTAtaaaacattaacaacaaaaggagagctaaagAGAATCTCCGTCCTGTATGGGACACGGGGGGAAAGGTagtgacaaaggaggaggaaaaggctgaggtacttaatgccgtctttgcctcggtctttaatagtaagaccaactgctctcggggtacccagcccgctgagctggaagacagggacgtggagcagaatgaagcccccataatccaaggggaaatggttggtgacctgctacaccacttggacacacacaagtctatggggcaggatgggatccacccaagggtactgagggagctggcgggagtgctcaccgagccacttGCCGTCATTTCTCGGCAGTCCTGGCTAAGCGGGGAGGTCCCGCttgactggaggttaccaaatgtgacacccatctaccagaagggccggaaggaggatcggGGAACTACAGCCCTCTCAGTCTGGCCTcggggtgccggggaaggttgtggagcagatcatcttgagtgccatcacgcggcacatacgggacaagcaggggatcaggcccagtcagcatggtggTGCTtggggccatggtttagtggtggacttggcagtgctaggttaacagttggacttgatggtcttaaaggtctttcccaacctaagcgattctctgattctatggttctatctgagaggagagagggggatttGTCAAGGTAGCCGGGCTCCCACCGGCAAATGCCTGCCGGGGACctgccagcagcggctgctgggacagggatgcgggaggagatggggctgcagctgtgcggcgcaggggctggccccaggcagagggaggctcatcccccggtcccgtcccgtccctcgcCATCCCATTCCGTCCTTGGCACTCACCTGCCTGGCTCCAACGTTGAGCCGCCATGACCGCGTCAGGTAGAAACGCTGCTCCTTGCCCTCCTCCcggccgtcctgctgctgctgcagggtggctttcctgggctgggccaggctgcgcccggtgcgggccaggcagctgctctccagctcctccagagaCTCCATCTGGACGGACAGTGCCACGTCCCGCTGTGCCGCCGGCCGCTGGctggctgcccggctcccggtggaaaccctgcccagggcctcagccacaatgcaccgggctgcgtcctccagagccgcggcgctggctgtggggctgtgcggggcaggtgcctggctctccgcctgcgccgctgtggcctgctcggcgaaggcaggagaagccggtgcctttgcctcctcttgtgccgcgggagccagaggcgcgcggtgcccctcttcctcaggggctccggccaggccagaagctgccggcccggcgtccaggagccccgccggggcaggagacgcgctctgcaggccgccggctgcctctcctgctgcctctgggcccgcgctgctgggccagccgggcCCCGCCTGGGCACCAGCGTGAGGGTCCTGGAAGAGCTCCGGGACCGAGGCGTTGACCCAGATGTCGGAGATGGTGATGTCTTCCCCTTGGGACAGTTCTTTGTTGCTGTCTTCTTCCAACTCTTCCTCCTTGGCCAAGGCCCCTGGGTCCTCCTAtaaaacattaacaacaaaaggagagctaaagAGAATCTCCGTCCTGTATGGGACACGGGGGGAAAGGTagtgacaaaggaggaggaaaaggctgaggtacttaatgccgtctttgcctcggtctttaatagtaagaccaactgctctcggggtacccagcccgctgagctggaagacagggacgtggagcagaatgaagcccccataatccaaggggaaatggttggtgacctgctacaccacttggacacacacaagtctatggggcaggatgggatccacccaagggtactgagggagctggcgggagtgctcaccgagccacttGCCGTCATTTCTCGGCAGTCCTGGCTAAGCGGGGAGGACCCGCttgactggaggttaccaaatgtgacacccatctaccagaagggccggaaggaggatcagggaactacaggcctctcagtctggcctcggggtgccggggaaggttgtggagcagatcatcttgagtgccatcacgcggcacgtacgggacaaccaggggatcaggcccagtcagcatggtggTGCTtggggccatggtttagtggtggacttggcagtgctaggttaacagttggacttgatggtcttaaaggtctttcccaacctaagcgattctctgattctatggttctatctgagaggagagagggggatttGTCAAGGTAGCCGGGCTCCCACCGGCAAATGCCTGCCGGGGACctgccagcagcggctgctgggacagggatgcgggaggagatggggctgcagctgtgcggcgcaggggctggccccaggcagagggaggctcatcccccggtcccgtcccgtccctcgcCACCCCATTCCGTCCTTGGCACTCACCTGCCTGGCTCCAACGTTGAGCCGCCATGACCGCGTCAGGGAGAAACGCTGCTCCTTGCCCTCCTCCcggccgtcctgctgctgctgcagggtggctttcctgggctgggccaggctgcgcccggtgcgggccaggcagctgctctccagctcctccacaggcTCCAACTGGACGGACAGTGCCACGTCCCGCTGTGCCACCGGCCGCTGGctggctgcccggctcccggtggaaaccctgcccagggcctcagccacaatgcaccgggctgcgtcctccagagccgcggcgctggctgtggggctgtgcggggcaggagCGTGGCTCTCTGCCCGCGTTGCTGTGGCCTGCTcggcgaaggcaggagaagccagTGCCTTTGCCTCATTTATTCTTGCCCTCATCACCACAGCCTTGCCCTGTGCCCGGTCCCGCTGTGCCGTTGGCTGCTGGCCGGGTCCCCGGCTCCCAGTCAAAACCTTGTCCAGGGCCTCACTCACGAGGCATCGGGCTGTGTCcttcacagctgcagcacaggctgcaggcttGTGCGGGGCCGGCGTCCATCTTTTCACCCTCAGGGCTGTGCCCTGGTCACCGCGGATGCCCCCAGCAGACGGCACAAGCTGTCGGTGGCCGCTGGCTGCGGTGCTGAtggtcctttccctgcccctggcagaagatgcggggggtggtgctggcacaaaaACCAGCTTGCCGCAGGTTCTGGCAGCTCCTGGTGGCCAAGCTGCGGGTGCGTGCGCGGGtgccgctgcctgcctggggagaggcGGCAAGGCTGGCAGACGGGCCGTCTCCTCCCGCGTCgtcaccctgctgcagggcagtgccACCCTGTGCGCCAGGCTGTCCGTCTGCAAGAGAGGCCGAGGAGAGAGGCGGCGTGACTGTGGCCCAGCACCCCGGCTGGAGGAGCTCCTGCGgccgggctgccctgccagccccagggcagcgctcGGCCCCGCAGGCGGCTGCCagcccgctcccagagccggctgGGAAGAGGGCTGGTCCCCCCGCGGCCCACGGCGACTCCCGGGAGCACTCCCGGCACGCCCGGGCTGCCTGCCGGGCACAGCACGGGGGGCTCAGCTTGCCACGGGGGCCGTGCAcgcctgtcccctcctgcacctcccGCCTGCCCGTCGGCAGCTCCTGGGCTCGGGAAGATGTTCAGCCCCGTCTCCCTCGGGCTCCCTACCTGtgcgcggcggctcccggcggtcTGCGAGCTCTCCGGGCAGGGGAGCCGTGGCAGCCTGTCCCCATGGAGGGACGAGGCCCGGCTCTGGCTGCCCTGCGGCGCTGCCTGTAGCTGCCTGCGGcccacctgcaggcaggaggaggaggaggaggcgcggGATGGAGGCGGCTGCCCTGGCACCGCGGCCCCCACAGTGCCGGcaagcccggccccggcaccaaggcAGCTCCGTGCGGCCCCGTCCCACCCCCGGCCTCTCCGTCCTGCCCCGTCCCTCACCTGGCGCCTCTTCTGCAGGCTCGGCAGCCCGTGGGCGGGCTGGGCGTGCTCCTTCGCCTCCTCATCCATGGGCATCTTCGGCATTACCTGCCGCCGACCTGCCATGGGCACCCAGGGGAGATGCTGCCTCCTGAGGGAGGTGCTCTCCTGGGAGTGGGCACCCCAGGGCTCTCGCGCCTTAAATACCCCCACTGGCACCGCGGGGACCCCCGTCACAATGGCCTCTGGGCACGGTGAGGGCCCCCATCACAAAGCCCTGGCGGTCGCTGTGGAGATGCCCACGCCAGAGTTTTtggtccgttgtttcgaatccgGTTTAGCAATTGGCTCAGGTCAtcctgttgtaacagttttcggactaatgtaagattcattccaatgggggtaggtggTGAATCTTGGTGACGTGTATAGCTTGACTGTAGCGATGATGGGTTGTaccaggagctgaatagttgaagtagCGTCCCATAATCTTagcaaaattacaaatgcagatatttgagtggttagaagTCTCCACAGCAGTGGTGTCTGTAAATGTAGAATCACAaggagttctcatgcaaacacatccatttccaccaTATATAagcacagtttcaggggtttcatcaggatgtatttcaaaatgacaaacattttgtctagtaTCAAggcaaatgtcttgggccttaatggtattgccTTCATCCGGTtgttaaatccctgttgttcccgtAGAATACATGCATCAACaccaatagtttgccatttgttccctttctttgtttttgggcccatactccaTACTGTGGGTAAATTTCAGgctttttgtgggtagatccctTGACTGCACGGTACCCTACcgttatttcttcccctggtgtggctcgAAGTGATAGTATTTGAAGAATGTTATTGTAATTGTGAGATACCTTCATTTccttctggtgtagtgtctcccaccTCCACCCATCTTTCGGATATGCCTCGTTCCCACGTGTAACtgaaatagcaaggttcaggtttgtcttatctgtcgGTAGGGTTCCCACACTTCCAGCATCATTTAGTAGGTCTTTTTGGTCTGTCCAGGCCACTTTGGAAGAGGTTACAATAAGCACCAtgctctgcaaaaccccattctgctgtaCTAGGATCATGGGTGTGTACTGGTCCTAGGGATTGATCCGCTTTTAATTGCTGTCTTGGAGTTCTGACGAGCTCTTCATGTTCTGacttccattcccatgattttccttttcctcaaagTGAATATAGTGAGCGAGCACTggtagaaaatccaggtacgggTTTTCTCCAACATCCTAAACCAACGCCAGGTTCGGCttctcaaaacatcaaaacctaagatattttcattgtgatctttaattgcaaagcgagcaGATGAGATACGCTTCTGGCCCAGGAgccgtaaattaacttttgcagcttggcacataacacttgctccgttcactccagtgattttaagtctttgccgtccaggtcgtacacccagcttctcggcatcttgttgtgttggTGTGGAAATCGGTGCTCCCGTATcgattagaaattttaccaattgttgtcgaggaccaaccggaattaaaatatactttgctttaatgatgggtctagcctcatattcagaggaatctgaggggaacaaggggtcatcattgcccTCATCAAAGTCATCAGGATCACTGCAGATaccaccatcccattcctcaggggacacaattaatttcctaagtgtacaatgtcagggggattgggagcccgcagaagCACTACCTCgaccttttcttccaacttttgtgatttctccttttcttccggtagctttttgcagctgctcgattttcaaggacagtattaattcagcttcctttctgccttctacttCTTCTTGCAGGTcttgctcccttctattgttattcttcctaTACTGATGAGCAGCTTCtgaacaggtgcctaacattttgcaagtaattccttttccatcttttatatagcccctagctacttttagttgtttttccacagcttcccaatgaTGCccattattacgagcccattcttctgagaatttgggacttggatttattccatggttttttaagtaatcagtgatacttgccatcctgccgactacgccgatttgtcgcgaatgagtggtttagaggccgcttaaagaatcaccatccaaggtattggcagaaagtgattttaacagagatttacaaaggtgcgacctaacagcaTTCGagggcaaggttcactctattacttatgtCCTggctccggctgggacagagtgaactttcttcccggtagcgtggggggtgtgctgtgttttgggtttgctgtgagaggggcgttgatggcccattgatgttttggttgttgctgggcggtgcttgcaccggggacgttttgggtttttttcgggcctcccatgccctgccacgtgcaggggaagctgtggggggggagcatagccggggtggttggcccagctggccaatggggtattctataccatgtgacgtcatgctcagtataaaaaacagggggtgggggagggtgggggggtgggggggtgttcgcgcccattcgtgacacgcggtcagcggtcggtgagcagttgcattgtgcattgcctgctttgtatattctgctattgttgttgttatcattgttgttattattgttctactttgttttattgcaactattaaactgtttttatctcaacccacgagttttcctacttgtgccctcccgattctctcccccatcccaccggagcaggggggtgagcgagcggctgcggggggtttagctgctggctggggttaaaccacgacaacttattacacagatgaaacatataaaggaaaatcagctaagggtttatatcttagggactatatgtgtttagcagcacttaatcatcaactactCATTAACAAACTTGAGTAGCACTTAACCATTAACTAATTCAGtatttacgaaataagtgttagtagaggctactataatcacaacttttacagattacgcttactattagtccacacacccagacagacaggaaaaaaaaaaaagtacagaaggtatacctgttaaaaattcccctcgatttcagtgaagaaatactcacgtcgaatgtctgggcatttctttctcaacgggcgaagggctGAGCTTCGaggagagaaggggttcagcccaggtcccgtcgtcggCGACGCTCCTCCGAACATcgcagagcagagaggtggcGAGCTccgagaggctcccactccgagggagatgctgggcgcagccgctgcggtcccggCGAGCTCCAAGGCCTCCCTTAGGACCAGCGGTTAGAGGTTCGCAAGGTGGTTGGCTGTAGCCTGCCGTGAATTGCCCCCCgggccgcagtcccaggtggtgattgctaaaaattctgcaggtttcggtgttgttctgctgggcacctgggccgggcagcgggagcacgttcccagcctcagccatgcagagtttctgacccGCTCAAGGAGGGCTCAGCCGCCGGGCGCGGTACAGCAAGGCCGGGGGTTcaggggaatttctgagatcaacgagcggcccaggggCGCGGGGGGGAACGCACCACCACGCACGGGGCcaaggcagcagctggtggcACCGGGGGAGGCAGCCCGCAGACAGGCCCCCGGCCtcactgctgagcagaagggaaccccaaaacctcctcacGGCGGTGCAGGATCCCACCAAACCGGCTGGGTACAGCGCCCgctcccaccctgagcagcaccggtgccgccgtgcccccggcacccttccctccccgctccctggctgctccccggccgcTGCTTGGAGGACccacgggggtggcggggggcagcacTCCCCGTGAGCAGGGACccctctcaaggttacccctcgaGGCTGGGAGACCCCGGACCTGACGCCAGGCACCAGCGggttggtaagtgacattttttgcatgcgtGTAACATTTAAGATGCGT
This genomic interval from Calonectris borealis chromosome 1, bCalBor7.hap1.2, whole genome shotgun sequence contains the following:
- the LOC142079773 gene encoding uncharacterized protein LOC142079773, producing MAGRRQVMPKMPMDEEAKEHAQPAHGLPSLQKRRQVGRRQLQAAPQGSQSRASSLHGDRLPRLPCPESSQTAGSRRAQTDSLAHRVALPCSRVTTREETARLPALPPLPRQAAAPAHAPAAWPPGAARTCGKLVFVPAPPPASSARGRERTISTAASGHRQLVPSAGGIRGDQGTALRVKRWTPAPHKPAACAAAVKDTARCLVSEALDKVLTGSRGPGQQPTAQRDRAQGKAVVMRARINEAKALASPAFAEQATATRAESHAPAPHSPTASAAALEDAARCIVAEALGRVSTGSRAASQRPVAQRDVALSVQLEPQQQDGREEGKEQRFSLTRSWRLNVGARQEDPGALAKEEELEEDSNKELSQGEDITISDIWVNASVPELFQDPHAGAQQQQDGREEGKEQRFYLTRSWRLNVGARQEDPGALAKEEELEEDSDKELSQGEDITISDIWVNPSVPELFQDPHAGLWL